One segment of Desulfovibrio legallii DNA contains the following:
- a CDS encoding tetratricopeptide repeat protein, with protein sequence MFKIYIFLFVLVLATTPLPVCARADAAPHAAQSAPSGNGGLGDQLRQFKGYPHLDMAYRKMRAGENSAAAEEFRQYLAIIPQDAKARADFMNLLYRMGEYDAALALLQGQPDTQKIFALQQTRGMVLVKLGDNDQALAAFATALDAAGTDAERIAALRALVLVGKQDGDEEVVARYLTQARALAPDDEDLLREQALFYEHKGNYKEAVRLSARLEKLHPGPENAAVLANSLFLASRYAEAAAVYAKIAAKEPQMLYRAGQSFAAAHQEQQAIDMFTAFLRTGVSPLRKAETLLALGNIYATQGDAPQAYAAFHEAVPLAAALPQKAQAQLAAGLAFAAMGSGKPAEAVAPLQTALRLAVYPGEKVSIFMQLAQAHAALGDTAKAAKAWRQAAACPGAAREDVALAEESLGYALTDMGDHVGAERAFGRALEAAGPRRRIVLAAAHAAYAAGLYEKALEHFAQAAAMHPTTDTSLALGRTYEKLGKPGLALVNYRQAAQGIAAMSQEEQRKFYLSLGFLQMGQADYAAAAEAFGQALTLGYDPATAARLGHAELLAGQTEAARQTFAAMPDKGLPVSVQVQRLADLASIAIANGQYEEAEALVAASLRLKKDAALFSRQGDLLRRLQRTPEAIAAYREALRMDNTAAGQAALGYALSDAGQYAAAADAFEQALAADPDAAHLWEDLGYASMHEVRNAQSVAAFKKAIDAAVAQGAETGAEQVEIDKKIFRLRREVTKLQTNLSATAYLSYLPDGAGPSRWAGGDTARTIRSGGGAEVAWTPPVLGLRDDRLLQVIGRVSANLNEDDSFSFDEDSWQGAVGLRYKPFKSQNFNVGAERLFHLGDKAEDTWLLRAMYSWTDGYDLSPGVPYWNYTFFFGEYDYYTSENARSVVYGEVRQGMTFNVYDRFLVTPHVVADSRITEPDRDQTSLVEFGAGLSLRFFLPAFNYEVPRSSVEVLLQYKRGTLFHVQGDDKNSLIDSLFLTTSITF encoded by the coding sequence ATGTTTAAAATATACATTTTTTTGTTTGTGCTTGTTCTGGCGACCACGCCGCTGCCTGTCTGCGCCCGGGCAGATGCTGCGCCACATGCCGCGCAAAGCGCTCCGTCGGGCAATGGCGGGCTCGGCGATCAGCTGCGTCAGTTCAAAGGGTACCCGCATCTGGACATGGCCTACCGCAAAATGCGGGCAGGCGAAAACAGCGCGGCGGCGGAAGAGTTCAGGCAATACCTGGCCATCATCCCTCAGGACGCCAAGGCCCGTGCGGATTTCATGAACCTGCTCTATCGCATGGGGGAGTACGACGCAGCGCTTGCCCTGCTGCAGGGGCAGCCCGACACGCAGAAAATTTTCGCCTTGCAGCAGACCAGGGGCATGGTTCTCGTCAAGCTGGGCGACAATGACCAGGCCCTGGCCGCCTTTGCCACTGCGCTGGACGCGGCCGGAACCGATGCGGAAAGGATCGCCGCCCTGCGTGCCCTTGTTTTGGTCGGCAAACAGGATGGAGATGAGGAGGTCGTCGCGCGCTATCTGACCCAGGCCCGCGCGCTTGCGCCGGACGACGAAGATCTTTTGCGTGAACAGGCCCTGTTTTACGAACATAAGGGCAATTATAAAGAGGCTGTCCGGTTAAGCGCCCGGTTGGAAAAGCTGCACCCTGGGCCGGAAAATGCCGCGGTTCTGGCCAACAGCCTGTTTCTGGCGTCCCGCTATGCGGAAGCGGCCGCCGTCTATGCCAAGATTGCCGCAAAAGAGCCGCAAATGCTGTACAGGGCAGGGCAGAGCTTTGCCGCGGCGCACCAGGAACAGCAGGCCATCGACATGTTCACGGCTTTTTTGCGCACCGGCGTTTCTCCGCTGCGCAAGGCGGAAACCCTGCTGGCGCTCGGCAATATCTACGCCACTCAGGGCGATGCCCCGCAGGCGTATGCGGCCTTTCATGAAGCCGTGCCTTTGGCCGCGGCCCTGCCCCAAAAGGCTCAGGCGCAGCTGGCCGCCGGACTGGCCTTTGCCGCCATGGGCTCCGGCAAACCGGCGGAGGCAGTGGCGCCTTTGCAGACGGCGCTGCGCCTGGCGGTTTATCCTGGAGAAAAAGTAAGTATTTTCATGCAACTGGCGCAGGCCCATGCCGCATTGGGCGATACGGCAAAAGCCGCAAAGGCGTGGCGGCAGGCGGCCGCCTGCCCAGGGGCCGCACGCGAGGATGTGGCCCTTGCGGAAGAAAGCCTTGGCTATGCCCTCACCGACATGGGCGACCACGTCGGCGCCGAGCGGGCTTTTGGGCGGGCCCTGGAGGCTGCGGGGCCCCGGCGGCGCATTGTCCTTGCCGCAGCCCATGCGGCCTATGCTGCCGGGCTGTATGAAAAAGCTCTGGAGCACTTTGCCCAGGCCGCAGCCATGCACCCGACAACGGACACGTCTCTGGCGCTGGGGCGTACATACGAAAAACTCGGCAAGCCCGGTCTGGCCCTTGTCAATTACAGGCAGGCGGCCCAGGGCATAGCCGCCATGAGCCAGGAAGAACAGCGGAAGTTTTATCTTTCGTTGGGTTTTCTGCAGATGGGGCAAGCCGACTATGCCGCGGCGGCAGAGGCGTTTGGGCAAGCGCTGACGCTGGGCTATGACCCCGCAACGGCAGCGCGTCTTGGGCATGCGGAACTGCTGGCGGGGCAGACGGAGGCCGCCCGGCAGACCTTTGCGGCCATGCCGGACAAAGGGTTGCCCGTCAGCGTGCAGGTGCAGCGTCTTGCAGATCTGGCGTCCATAGCCATCGCGAACGGGCAGTATGAAGAAGCGGAAGCTCTTGTGGCCGCCTCCTTACGCCTGAAAAAGGACGCTGCGCTTTTTTCCCGGCAGGGCGACCTGCTGCGCCGTCTCCAGCGCACGCCGGAGGCCATAGCGGCGTACAGGGAGGCCCTGCGTATGGACAATACTGCGGCCGGTCAGGCCGCTTTGGGCTACGCTTTGAGCGATGCCGGGCAGTATGCGGCGGCAGCCGACGCGTTTGAGCAGGCGCTCGCCGCCGATCCGGACGCTGCACACCTGTGGGAAGACCTTGGTTATGCCTCTATGCACGAGGTCCGCAATGCGCAAAGTGTTGCGGCGTTCAAAAAGGCCATTGATGCCGCCGTAGCGCAAGGGGCGGAAACCGGGGCCGAACAGGTCGAAATAGACAAAAAGATATTCAGGTTGCGGCGTGAGGTCACCAAACTACAGACAAATCTTTCTGCCACGGCCTATCTGTCGTATCTGCCGGACGGCGCAGGCCCTTCCCGCTGGGCCGGGGGAGACACCGCACGCACCATCCGATCCGGCGGCGGCGCCGAGGTCGCCTGGACGCCCCCTGTCCTGGGGCTGCGTGATGACCGCCTCCTTCAGGTTATTGGGCGGGTAAGCGCCAACCTTAACGAGGACGACAGTTTTTCTTTTGACGAAGATTCCTGGCAGGGCGCTGTGGGATTGCGTTACAAGCCGTTCAAAAGCCAGAATTTTAATGTGGGGGCGGAGCGCCTTTTTCATCTGGGCGACAAGGCCGAGGACACCTGGCTGCTGCGGGCCATGTATTCCTGGACAGATGGGTATGACCTTAGCCCCGGCGTCCCGTACTGGAATTATACCTTTTTCTTTGGCGAGTACGATTATTACACCTCTGAAAATGCGCGAAGCGTTGTCTATGGTGAAGTTCGTCAAGGCATGACTTTCAACGTCTATGACAGATTCCTTGTGACGCCGCATGTGGTGGCGGATAGCCGGATTACAGAACCAGACCGCGACCAGACTTCACTGGTTGAATTTGGGGCCGGGCTTTCCTTGCGCTTTTTCCTCCCGGCATTTAACTATGAAGTTCCGCGTTCATCTGTGGAAGTCCTTTTGCAATATAAAAGAGGGACGCTCTTTCATGTGCAGGGGGACGACAAAAACAGTCTGATAGATTCCCTGTTTCTCACCACCAGCATTACTTTTTAG
- a CDS encoding glycosyl transferase family protein — protein sequence MGTLDLIMPYLLLGIHILLAGLGIIFVISGIDELVIDCTYIIDKVYRWIFIRHKFPPLSEAQLLAPPEKPVAIMIPCWDESAVIRRMLNNTIKVINYTNYQIFVGTYPNDLKTQREVALVREEYGNVNRIVCPKDGPTNKADCLNWIYAGIRHYEKENGVRFEIFVMNDSEDIVHPLYLKLFNYLIPRMDMIQLPVFPMMRRWWDFTAGHYADEFAENHARDMLAREILSKSVPSAGVGSGYSRRALELLAEDSNNQLFNIESLTEDYDFGLRMHKFGLRQVFVRQVLRHTVTEKNFMGKTRLKVKREYIAIREFFPRTFTAAVKQKSRWIMGISLQGWANLGWQGNLLTRYMLFRDRKSLVTNVASMLANAIVPVVLCIWLYQVFTPDAYHYPPAVAPGTWIWYLMLANLFFFCWRSLWRAFYVYMIYGFGQALLSLPRLLWANVINFAATMRAFRLYARYLLTGKVIAWDKTDHVYPSEAELVAYRRRLGDLMLDRRFITTAQLDAALARQKETGLPLGRVLLDMGMTTECRLVQILGMQFHLETRSIDPFTTPVDALAALPRSMALANGAFPLEIRPTGELAVAVETPPSAQALAAMEQAAGRSIVLYLVARSDLAFALRYGFDRLSSPGAIPESALAAALVARKQLTREQLDQARSLQRQQYARLGDVLVEERALGYLQLQQAEARFFAQHNARCRFGDFLVTEGVITADQLRQALDAQQKAVPLLESIVVQLGFVTKETLTATKEAIKVDVKSATKNIVAAQQAQASMIQS from the coding sequence ATGGGCACGCTAGACCTGATTATGCCCTATCTGTTGCTGGGCATTCATATTCTGCTGGCAGGGCTTGGGATTATCTTTGTCATCAGCGGCATTGACGAGCTTGTCATTGATTGCACATATATCATTGACAAGGTCTATCGTTGGATATTTATCCGCCACAAGTTCCCTCCCCTGAGTGAGGCGCAATTGTTGGCGCCGCCGGAAAAGCCGGTGGCGATCATGATTCCATGCTGGGATGAGTCCGCCGTTATTCGGCGCATGTTGAATAACACAATAAAGGTGATAAACTACACAAATTATCAGATTTTTGTCGGCACCTACCCCAATGACCTCAAGACCCAGCGCGAAGTTGCTTTGGTCAGAGAAGAATACGGCAACGTCAACCGCATTGTCTGTCCCAAGGACGGGCCGACCAATAAGGCAGACTGCCTCAACTGGATTTATGCGGGCATCCGGCATTACGAAAAAGAAAACGGGGTACGGTTTGAAATTTTTGTCATGAACGATTCTGAAGATATCGTCCATCCTCTGTATCTCAAGCTCTTCAACTACCTCATCCCGCGCATGGATATGATCCAGCTGCCGGTTTTTCCCATGATGCGGCGCTGGTGGGACTTCACTGCCGGGCACTACGCCGATGAATTTGCCGAAAATCACGCGCGCGACATGCTGGCCCGCGAGATTTTGAGCAAGTCCGTGCCCTCTGCCGGCGTCGGCAGCGGCTACAGCCGTCGTGCGCTGGAACTGCTGGCTGAAGACAGCAATAACCAGCTTTTTAATATTGAATCGTTGACGGAAGACTACGATTTCGGATTGCGCATGCACAAGTTTGGCCTGCGCCAGGTTTTTGTGCGTCAGGTGCTGCGCCACACCGTCACCGAGAAGAATTTTATGGGCAAGACCCGGTTGAAGGTGAAGCGTGAGTACATTGCCATTCGCGAATTTTTCCCCCGCACCTTCACCGCTGCTGTGAAGCAGAAGTCCCGCTGGATTATGGGCATTTCTCTTCAAGGCTGGGCCAATCTCGGCTGGCAGGGCAATCTTCTGACGCGCTATATGCTTTTTCGGGATAGGAAAAGCCTGGTCACCAATGTTGCAAGCATGCTCGCCAACGCCATTGTGCCGGTTGTTCTCTGCATCTGGCTGTATCAGGTTTTTACGCCGGATGCGTATCATTACCCGCCGGCGGTGGCTCCAGGCACATGGATCTGGTATCTTATGCTGGCCAATCTGTTTTTCTTTTGCTGGCGGTCATTGTGGCGCGCCTTTTATGTGTATATGATCTACGGGTTTGGCCAGGCTTTGCTGTCGCTGCCCCGGCTGCTGTGGGCCAACGTCATCAACTTTGCGGCCACCATGCGGGCCTTTCGCCTTTATGCGCGCTATCTGCTTACCGGCAAAGTTATTGCCTGGGATAAAACGGATCACGTGTATCCCTCTGAGGCGGAATTGGTGGCCTACCGCAGGCGGCTGGGCGACCTTATGCTGGACAGGCGTTTTATCACCACCGCCCAGCTGGATGCCGCCCTTGCACGCCAGAAAGAAACCGGCCTGCCCCTTGGGCGGGTGCTGCTGGATATGGGGATGACTACGGAATGCAGGCTGGTGCAGATTCTCGGCATGCAGTTTCACCTGGAAACCCGCTCCATTGACCCGTTCACAACACCGGTGGACGCCCTTGCCGCCCTGCCGCGGTCCATGGCCCTGGCCAACGGCGCTTTCCCCTTGGAAATCAGGCCCACCGGCGAACTTGCCGTTGCAGTGGAAACGCCGCCTTCCGCACAGGCTCTGGCCGCCATGGAGCAGGCCGCGGGGCGTTCCATTGTGCTTTATCTTGTTGCCAGAAGCGATCTCGCCTTTGCCCTGCGGTACGGCTTTGACCGCCTTTCCTCGCCGGGTGCCATCCCAGAATCCGCCCTGGCCGCCGCTCTTGTGGCGCGGAAGCAACTGACCAGGGAACAGCTTGACCAGGCCCGAAGCCTGCAGCGGCAACAATATGCCAGGCTTGGCGATGTGCTGGTTGAGGAACGGGCTTTGGGATATTTGCAGCTGCAACAGGCCGAAGCCCGGTTTTTTGCGCAGCACAATGCCCGATGCAGGTTCGGCGACTTTCTTGTTACGGAAGGGGTGATTACTGCAGACCAGTTACGGCAGGCGTTGGATGCGCAGCAGAAAGCAGTTCCATTGCTGGAAAGCATTGTTGTGCAGCTTGGTTTTGTAACAAAAGAAACGCTGACTGCGACAAAAGAAGCTATAAAAGTAGATGTAAAATCTGCAACGAAAAACATTGTTGCAGCGCAGCAGGCGCAGGCGTCGATGATTCAAAGCTAG
- the wecB gene encoding non-hydrolyzing UDP-N-acetylglucosamine 2-epimerase, translating to MPHLPHIAIVIGTRPEAIKMIPVIQEVSAANDLRLSIISTGQHREMLEQVLHLFALRPHIDLHLMAPDQTLSSLTEKALHGLTEYLSQARPDMLLVQGDTTTVLAAALAAYYLGIKVGHVEAGLRSHDMANPFPEEANRRLTSVLTTLHFAPTISAKEALLQEGYHADDIVVTGNTVVDALTRLSDKLGPGLAPHLAPLLGGASRFVLVTSHRRESWEHGLADICGAVADLARAFPDVAFIYPVHRNPHVQAVVLPALGQVPNVHLTPPLDYPSFVNLMRDATLFLTDSGGGQEEAPAFHTPVLVLRTVTERPEASRLGMAQLVGTDRALIVARASELLSDEAARQRMCRGNNPYGDGKAAQRIVSALRRYFAGEKPVLPVAQQFIPRATGF from the coding sequence ATGCCTCATCTTCCGCATATAGCCATTGTTATTGGAACCAGGCCGGAAGCCATAAAAATGATTCCCGTCATTCAAGAAGTGTCCGCAGCCAATGACCTGCGCCTCAGCATTATTTCCACCGGGCAGCACCGTGAGATGCTGGAGCAGGTTTTGCACTTGTTTGCGCTCAGGCCCCATATAGACCTGCACCTTATGGCGCCCGACCAGACGCTAAGCTCGTTGACGGAAAAGGCCCTGCACGGGCTTACCGAATATCTAAGTCAGGCCCGGCCGGATATGCTGTTGGTGCAGGGGGATACCACTACGGTTCTGGCCGCCGCCCTGGCGGCGTATTACCTTGGAATAAAGGTTGGCCATGTGGAGGCCGGGCTGCGCAGTCACGACATGGCCAATCCTTTTCCGGAGGAAGCCAACAGACGGCTTACAAGCGTGCTGACAACACTGCATTTTGCGCCCACCATTTCTGCAAAGGAAGCGCTGCTGCAGGAGGGGTACCATGCCGACGACATCGTTGTTACCGGCAATACGGTGGTTGATGCCCTGACCAGACTGTCCGACAAACTTGGGCCGGGGCTGGCGCCGCACCTTGCACCGCTTCTTGGCGGCGCGTCGCGCTTTGTGCTGGTGACGTCGCACCGGCGTGAAAGCTGGGAGCATGGCCTGGCAGACATCTGCGGCGCGGTGGCCGACCTGGCCAGGGCTTTTCCCGATGTTGCCTTTATTTATCCGGTACACCGCAATCCGCATGTGCAGGCAGTGGTTCTGCCTGCTTTGGGGCAGGTGCCCAATGTGCATCTCACGCCGCCGCTGGACTATCCCTCGTTTGTAAACCTGATGCGCGACGCCACGCTTTTCCTGACGGATTCCGGCGGCGGGCAGGAAGAGGCCCCTGCTTTTCACACGCCGGTGCTGGTGTTGCGCACGGTGACGGAACGTCCGGAGGCTTCGCGGCTGGGCATGGCGCAGCTTGTGGGCACGGATCGTGCTTTAATTGTGGCGCGGGCCTCGGAATTGCTTTCAGACGAAGCGGCGCGGCAAAGAATGTGTCGGGGCAACAACCCTTATGGCGACGGCAAGGCGGCACAGCGAATAGTAAGCGCCCTGCGCCGCTATTTTGCCGGAGAAAAACCCGTGCTGCCTGTCGCACAGCAGTTTATCCCCAGAGCAACAGGTTTTTGA
- a CDS encoding DEAD/DEAH box helicase, whose product MTASFEDLGLSQDLLDAVKDLGFEEPSPIQLLAVPVLLTGCDAVGQAQTGTGKTAAFGLPLLERLVPGKKVQALVLCPTRELAIQVATELSRLAAKKRGIAILPIYGGQPIERQFRTLEKGVQVVVGTPGRLIDHLQRGTLQLDATSLIVLDEADEMLDMGFREDIETILEQAPTDCQRVLFSATMPPPIRELSKRFLRDPQMLTIAHKMLTIPAIAQVYYEVRPYQKIDALCRVLDAQGFRKALVFCSTKRSVDEVTTHLQQRGYQADALHGDLAQPQRDRVMQRFRTEGVDILIATDVAARGLDVEAVDAVINYDMPHDVEKYVHRIGRTGRAGKDGKAFTFVTARDHFKLRDIIRCTKAHITQGRLPTLQDVDTIRMARLLEEVRQTIQEDPLERWLTALENFVSEYFPEGEIASRDIAGALLKLLAQKTFGTQNNAAGEDVFAVAPRSAGPGQTGTPGDRESKNKLRQQRGPRNTGPMVTLQLNVGRAHKVTPGQMVGAIAGECGIPSSQIGAIGIRQLFSLVDIAADVADQVLDVLQRGVFICGVRVTAKVDAGKGGSAPARKFFAGTRRQHSGKFGKKTLR is encoded by the coding sequence ATGACCGCATCATTTGAAGATTTGGGCTTGTCCCAGGACTTGCTCGACGCCGTGAAAGATTTGGGCTTTGAAGAGCCCTCTCCCATACAACTCCTGGCTGTCCCGGTCCTGCTTACCGGCTGCGATGCCGTGGGTCAGGCCCAGACCGGCACCGGAAAGACCGCCGCTTTCGGCCTGCCGCTTCTGGAAAGACTTGTCCCGGGGAAAAAGGTGCAGGCCCTGGTGCTCTGCCCCACCCGCGAGCTGGCCATTCAGGTAGCCACAGAGCTCAGCCGTCTGGCCGCAAAAAAACGTGGCATTGCCATTTTGCCCATTTATGGCGGCCAGCCCATTGAACGACAATTCCGTACGCTGGAAAAAGGCGTGCAGGTGGTTGTGGGCACCCCCGGCAGGCTCATCGACCACTTGCAGCGCGGTACGCTGCAATTGGACGCGACATCCTTGATCGTACTGGATGAAGCCGATGAAATGCTGGACATGGGCTTTCGCGAAGATATTGAAACCATCCTTGAGCAGGCCCCGACCGACTGCCAGCGCGTGCTGTTTTCCGCCACCATGCCGCCGCCCATACGCGAGCTGAGCAAACGGTTTCTGCGCGACCCGCAAATGCTGACCATCGCACACAAGATGCTGACCATCCCCGCCATTGCGCAGGTCTACTATGAAGTGCGCCCGTACCAGAAAATAGACGCGCTGTGCCGCGTTCTGGATGCGCAGGGCTTTCGCAAAGCGCTTGTTTTCTGTTCCACCAAACGCAGTGTGGACGAGGTGACCACCCACCTGCAACAGCGCGGCTACCAGGCCGACGCGCTGCACGGCGACCTGGCCCAGCCCCAGCGTGACCGGGTAATGCAGCGTTTTCGCACAGAAGGGGTGGATATTCTGATCGCCACCGATGTGGCCGCCCGTGGCCTAGACGTGGAAGCTGTGGACGCTGTGATCAACTACGACATGCCGCACGATGTGGAAAAATATGTGCACCGCATCGGCCGCACCGGCAGAGCGGGCAAGGACGGCAAGGCCTTTACCTTTGTGACCGCGCGCGACCACTTCAAACTGCGGGACATCATCCGCTGCACCAAGGCGCATATCACCCAGGGGCGACTGCCTACCCTGCAGGATGTGGACACTATCCGCATGGCGCGCCTGCTGGAAGAAGTGCGCCAAACCATTCAGGAAGACCCGCTGGAACGCTGGCTGACGGCGCTGGAAAATTTTGTATCCGAATATTTTCCCGAAGGAGAAATCGCCAGCCGGGACATTGCCGGCGCCCTGCTCAAGCTGCTGGCGCAGAAAACTTTTGGCACCCAGAACAATGCCGCCGGAGAAGACGTCTTTGCCGTTGCGCCGCGCAGCGCCGGACCCGGACAGACCGGAACGCCCGGCGATCGGGAAAGCAAAAATAAGCTCAGGCAGCAACGCGGCCCCAGAAATACCGGCCCCATGGTTACCCTGCAACTCAATGTAGGGCGTGCCCACAAGGTGACGCCCGGCCAGATGGTGGGCGCCATCGCAGGCGAATGCGGCATACCCAGCAGCCAGATAGGCGCCATCGGCATCCGGCAGCTCTTCAGCCTGGTCGACATCGCCGCCGACGTTGCCGACCAGGTGCTGGACGTGCTGCAGAGGGGCGTCTTTATCTGCGGTGTGCGGGTGACGGCCAAGGTGGACGCCGGCAAAGGCGGCAGCGCGCCCGCACGCAAATTTTTTGCCGGGACGCGCCGCCAGCACTCAGGAAAATTCGGCAAAAAAACTTTGCGATAG
- a CDS encoding aldehyde dehydrogenase family protein, whose protein sequence is MQKPELLSQYGLYINGEWRPASDGGTFETFCPANGERLAVCAEATREDVDSAVKAATVAWQSWKKVNPIERADLLLRIADVIDAHKEHLAMVETMDNGKPIRETLNVDIPMAADHFRYFAGAVRTEEGSASLLDGNTLSLVLREPIGVVGQIVPWNFPFLMAAWKLAPVLASGCCTVFKPSNHTSLSVLELARLLGDILPKGVFNVVTGRGSRSGQYMLEHPGFRKLAFTGSTDVGRNVGLAAAKRIIPSTLELGGKSANIFFPDCQWDMAMDGLQLGILFNQGQVCCAGSRVFVHEDIYDKFVAEAVERFNRVNVGLPWEPDTQMGAQIYESHLKAILMCVEQGKAEGAALLCGGERLTDGPLAKGCFMRPTLLGNVTNKMHVAQNEIFGPVAVLIKFKSEEEVIAMANDSVYGLGGAVWTRDINRALRVCRGIETGRMWVNTYNSIPAGAPFGGYKESGLGRETHKVILEHYTQQKNIMINMAEMPTGLYP, encoded by the coding sequence ATGCAGAAACCTGAGTTGCTCTCCCAGTACGGCCTCTACATTAACGGCGAATGGCGCCCCGCCTCGGACGGCGGCACCTTTGAAACCTTCTGTCCGGCCAACGGTGAACGCCTGGCCGTCTGCGCCGAAGCCACCAGGGAAGACGTGGACAGCGCCGTCAAGGCCGCCACAGTCGCCTGGCAAAGCTGGAAAAAGGTCAACCCCATCGAGCGCGCCGACCTGCTGCTGCGCATAGCCGACGTCATTGACGCCCACAAGGAACATCTGGCCATGGTGGAAACCATGGACAACGGCAAGCCCATCCGCGAAACCCTTAACGTGGACATTCCCATGGCGGCGGATCACTTCCGCTACTTCGCCGGAGCAGTGCGCACGGAAGAAGGCAGCGCCAGCCTGCTGGACGGCAACACCCTTTCGCTGGTGCTGCGCGAACCCATCGGCGTGGTGGGCCAGATAGTGCCATGGAACTTCCCCTTCCTTATGGCCGCCTGGAAGCTGGCCCCGGTGCTGGCCTCAGGCTGCTGCACCGTTTTCAAACCCTCCAACCACACCTCCCTCTCCGTGCTGGAGCTGGCCCGCCTGCTGGGCGACATCCTGCCCAAGGGCGTGTTCAACGTGGTGACCGGGCGCGGTTCGCGCTCCGGCCAGTACATGCTGGAGCATCCCGGCTTCCGCAAGCTGGCCTTCACCGGCTCCACAGACGTGGGCCGTAACGTGGGCCTGGCCGCGGCCAAGCGCATTATCCCCTCCACCCTGGAGCTGGGCGGCAAGTCGGCCAACATCTTCTTCCCTGACTGCCAGTGGGACATGGCTATGGACGGCCTGCAGCTGGGCATTCTGTTCAACCAGGGTCAGGTCTGCTGCGCCGGGTCGCGCGTATTTGTGCATGAGGATATATACGACAAATTCGTGGCCGAGGCTGTGGAACGCTTCAACCGCGTAAACGTAGGCCTGCCCTGGGAACCGGACACGCAGATGGGCGCACAGATCTACGAATCCCATCTTAAGGCCATTCTCATGTGTGTGGAACAGGGCAAAGCCGAAGGCGCCGCCCTGCTCTGCGGCGGCGAGCGCCTCACCGACGGCCCCCTGGCCAAAGGCTGCTTTATGCGGCCCACCCTGCTCGGCAATGTCACCAATAAAATGCACGTGGCACAGAACGAAATTTTTGGTCCCGTGGCCGTGCTCATCAAATTCAAGAGTGAAGAAGAAGTCATTGCCATGGCCAACGACAGCGTCTACGGCCTGGGCGGCGCGGTCTGGACCCGCGACATCAACCGCGCCCTGCGCGTCTGCCGCGGCATTGAAACGGGCCGCATGTGGGTTAATACCTACAACAGCATCCCGGCTGGCGCGCCCTTTGGCGGCTACAAGGAATCGGGCCTCGGCCGCGAAACCCACAAGGTTATCCTGGAGCACTACACCCAGCAGAAAAACATTATGATCAATATGGCGGAAATGCCCACCGGCCTCTATCCGTAG
- a CDS encoding nitroreductase family protein codes for MIRHLRQTLSLLLSLAALAVLPSVSAQAASSGAAPRLELPAPDKSGGLPLMQALAQRHSTKSGFSGEPLTPQQLGDLLWATWGVNRADGRRTAPSAMNRQEVLVFAALPDGVWRYEPDHALVRVLEGDRRAAMGGGSLTLLYAAPASSPWSGMHVGSLYQNAGLYCASAGLGSYVHASGLRALEGQLPLPEGWRVLIVQTVGVTR; via the coding sequence ATGATCCGTCATCTGCGTCAGACCCTTTCCTTGCTGTTGTCTCTGGCAGCCCTGGCCGTACTGCCGTCAGTGTCGGCCCAGGCCGCTTCCTCCGGTGCTGCGCCGCGTCTGGAATTGCCCGCGCCGGACAAAAGCGGCGGCCTGCCGCTCATGCAGGCCCTGGCTCAGCGCCATTCCACCAAGAGCGGCTTCAGCGGCGAACCCTTGACGCCCCAACAGTTGGGCGATCTGCTCTGGGCTACTTGGGGCGTCAACCGGGCGGACGGCCGCCGCACGGCCCCCTCGGCCATGAACCGGCAGGAGGTGCTGGTGTTTGCAGCCCTGCCGGACGGCGTGTGGCGCTACGAGCCCGACCACGCTCTGGTCCGGGTGCTGGAGGGCGACCGGCGCGCGGCCATGGGCGGCGGTTCGCTGACCCTGCTTTACGCTGCGCCGGCCTCCAGCCCGTGGTCGGGCATGCATGTGGGGTCGCTCTACCAGAACGCCGGGCTTTACTGCGCTTCGGCCGGGCTGGGCAGCTATGTGCACGCCTCCGGCCTGCGCGCCCTGGAGGGGCAACTGCCCCTGCCCGAAGGCTGGCGCGTGCTCATAGTCCAGACCGTGGGCGTGACGCGGTAG